A single window of Mugil cephalus isolate CIBA_MC_2020 chromosome 1, CIBA_Mcephalus_1.1, whole genome shotgun sequence DNA harbors:
- the LOC125014446 gene encoding vesicle-associated membrane protein-associated protein B-like isoform X2: MARPEQVLVLEPQHELKFRGPFTDVVTATLKLTNPTDRNVCFKVKTTAPRRYCVRPNSGIIDAGTSVNVSVMLQPFDYDPNEKSKHKFMVQSMLAPYDMTDMEGVWKEAKPEELMDSKLRCAFEMPLENDKTTEHSAMPKSASASLDDGEVKKIMEECKRLQMEVQRLREENKQIREDDGLRKRKVTSEGASHSSASMATTAMRDEGLSTRVLALCVLFFVIGVIVGKLVL; the protein is encoded by the exons GCCCATTTACAGATGTTGTCACTGCCACTCTGAAGCTCACCAACCCCACAGATAGAAATGTGTGTTTCAAAGTTAAGACAACCGCACCACGCAGATATTGCGTGCGCCCAAACAGTGGCATCATTGACGCCGGAACCTCCGTCAATGTATCTG TTATGCTACAACCTTTTGACTACGACCCCAATGAAAAGAGTAAACACAAATTCATGGTGCAGTCCATGCTGGCTCCGTACGACATGACTGACATGGAAGGAGTT tGGAAGGAAGCGAAGCCTGAAGAGCTGATGGATTCAAAGTTGAGATGTGCTTTTGAGATGCCTctagaaaatgacaaaact ACCGAGCACTCCGCAATGCCCAAGTCGGCCAGCGCCTCGCTGGACGACGGAGAGGTGAAGAAGATCATGGAGGAGTGCAAGCGGCTGCAGATGGAGGTGCAGAGGCTAcgggaagaaaacaaacagatcagG GAGGACGACGGCCTGCGGAAGAGAAAGGTGACATCAGAGGGCGCCTCCCACTCCTCCGCCAGCATGGCGACCACGGCCATGAGAGACGAAGGCCTGAGCACCCGCGTCCTGGCGCTGTGCGTCCTCTTCTTTGTGATCGGAGTCATCGTTGGCAAGCTGGtcctgtag
- the LOC125021998 gene encoding charged multivesicular body protein 4b-like translates to MSLFGKIFGGGGKGGKGPSPQEAIQKLRETEEMLTKKQEFLEKKIEQELQIAKKNGMKNKRAALQALKRKKRYEKQLTQIDGTLSTIEFQREALENANTNTEVLKNMGFAAKAMKSAHENMDIDKVDDLMQDITEQQELAQEISDAISKPVGFGEEYDEDELLAELDELEQEELDKNLLEIGGPENAPLPNVPSTSLPSRPAKNEEDEDDIEDLQRWAMQAM, encoded by the exons ATGTCGTTGTTTGGGAAGATattcggaggaggaggaaaaggaggaaagggaCCGAGTCCACAGGAGGCTATCCAGAAACTCCGAGAGACGGAGGAGATGCTAACGAAGAAACAGGAATTTTTAGAGAAAAAGATCGAGCAGGAGCTGCAGATCGCCAAGAAGAAtggcatgaaaaacaaaagag CGGCTCTGCAGGCCTTGAAAAGAAAGAAGCGGTACGAGAAGCAGCTCACTCAGATCGACGGCACGCTGTCGACCATCGAGTTCCAGAGGGAGGCTCTGGAGAACGCCAACACTAACACGGAAGTGCTCAAGAACATGGGCTTCGCTGCCAAGGCCATGAAGTCTGCGCATGAAAACAT GGACATTGACAAGGTGGACGACCTGATGCAGGACATTacagagcagcaggagctggCCCAGGAAATCTCCGACGCCATCTCTAAACCCGTTGGCTTCGGAGAGGAGTACGATGAG GATGAGCTGCTGGCAGAGCTGGATGAGCTGGAACAGGAGGAGCTGGACAAAAACCTGCTGGAGATTGGGGGGCCGGAGAACGCCCCCCTCCCCAACGTGCCTTCTACTTCGTTACCTTCCAGACCTG CCAAGAACGAGGAAGACGAGGATGACATCGAGGATCTGCAACGCTGGGCGATGCAAGCCATGTAA
- the LOC125014446 gene encoding vesicle-associated membrane protein-associated protein B/C-like isoform X1, giving the protein MARPEQVLVLEPQHELKFRGPFTDVVTATLKLTNPTDRNVCFKVKTTAPRRYCVRPNSGIIDAGTSVNVSVMLQPFDYDPNEKSKHKFMVQSMLAPYDMTDMEGVWKEAKPEELMDSKLRCAFEMPLENDKTQESESNKTVSSSTSVKTEHSAMPKSASASLDDGEVKKIMEECKRLQMEVQRLREENKQIREDDGLRKRKVTSEGASHSSASMATTAMRDEGLSTRVLALCVLFFVIGVIVGKLVL; this is encoded by the exons GCCCATTTACAGATGTTGTCACTGCCACTCTGAAGCTCACCAACCCCACAGATAGAAATGTGTGTTTCAAAGTTAAGACAACCGCACCACGCAGATATTGCGTGCGCCCAAACAGTGGCATCATTGACGCCGGAACCTCCGTCAATGTATCTG TTATGCTACAACCTTTTGACTACGACCCCAATGAAAAGAGTAAACACAAATTCATGGTGCAGTCCATGCTGGCTCCGTACGACATGACTGACATGGAAGGAGTT tGGAAGGAAGCGAAGCCTGAAGAGCTGATGGATTCAAAGTTGAGATGTGCTTTTGAGATGCCTctagaaaatgacaaaact CAAGAGAGCGAAAGCAACAAAACTGTGTCTTCCTCTACCTCTGTTAAGACCGAGCACTCCGCAATGCCCAAGTCGGCCAGCGCCTCGCTGGACGACGGAGAGGTGAAGAAGATCATGGAGGAGTGCAAGCGGCTGCAGATGGAGGTGCAGAGGCTAcgggaagaaaacaaacagatcagG GAGGACGACGGCCTGCGGAAGAGAAAGGTGACATCAGAGGGCGCCTCCCACTCCTCCGCCAGCATGGCGACCACGGCCATGAGAGACGAAGGCCTGAGCACCCGCGTCCTGGCGCTGTGCGTCCTCTTCTTTGTGATCGGAGTCATCGTTGGCAAGCTGGtcctgtag